A genomic stretch from Desulfohalobium retbaense DSM 5692 includes:
- a CDS encoding putative sulfate/molybdate transporter, with amino-acid sequence MSLPLRFNRMEVAGSLGDLGTLLPIAMAMILINGLPALGVFFCIGLFYILAGLFYGVTVPVQPMKVIGAYAIATALTPEQIAASALLLGIILLLVGWTGIIDLIRRITPKSVIRGIQLSTGTLLLSSGIRFMLGTTQFQNVQQAAEPALALQHFGPLPIGVVFGVLGGLVTLFLINNRRWPGGLAVLVLGTGCGLLFGAGSGLGDVDPGLYLPSLLPFGLPGGADLSFALLALVLPQLPMTLGNACLAYTDLAEHYFEKQAQRVTNKNACFSMGLANLTAFILGGMPMCHGAGGLAAHYRFGARTAGSNLIIGTLFLGLALVFGPHSVALLQLLPLAILGVLLVFAGAQLALTILDLETRKELFVAVLIMGITLAANLAVGFVVGVGVAWVLKSERFGI; translated from the coding sequence ATGTCATTGCCGCTGCGATTCAACCGCATGGAAGTCGCCGGTTCCCTGGGTGACCTGGGCACCCTGTTGCCCATTGCCATGGCCATGATCCTGATCAACGGCCTGCCTGCCCTGGGTGTGTTTTTTTGCATCGGTCTTTTCTACATCCTGGCCGGGCTGTTCTATGGCGTTACCGTGCCGGTCCAGCCGATGAAGGTTATCGGGGCCTACGCCATCGCCACAGCGCTGACGCCGGAGCAGATCGCGGCCTCAGCGCTCTTGCTCGGCATTATTCTCCTCCTCGTCGGCTGGACCGGGATCATCGATCTCATCCGCCGTATCACCCCTAAGTCTGTCATCCGCGGCATCCAACTCTCCACCGGCACCTTGCTGCTGTCCAGCGGCATCCGCTTCATGCTCGGCACCACGCAGTTCCAGAACGTGCAACAGGCCGCCGAACCCGCACTTGCGCTCCAGCACTTCGGTCCACTGCCCATCGGGGTAGTGTTTGGCGTCCTGGGCGGCCTAGTGACCCTGTTCCTCATCAATAACCGTCGCTGGCCCGGAGGTCTGGCCGTTCTTGTTCTGGGTACCGGTTGCGGGCTGCTCTTCGGGGCCGGCAGCGGGCTCGGAGACGTGGATCCCGGGCTTTATCTTCCTTCCCTGTTGCCCTTTGGTCTGCCCGGTGGCGCGGATCTGTCCTTCGCCCTGCTGGCCCTGGTCCTGCCCCAACTTCCCATGACCCTGGGCAACGCCTGCCTCGCGTATACCGATCTCGCCGAACACTATTTCGAAAAACAGGCCCAGCGGGTGACGAACAAAAACGCCTGCTTCAGCATGGGGCTGGCCAACCTGACCGCCTTTATCCTTGGCGGCATGCCCATGTGCCACGGCGCCGGAGGCCTCGCGGCCCACTACCGCTTCGGCGCGCGCACGGCCGGCTCGAATCTCATTATCGGCACCCTCTTCCTGGGGCTGGCCCTGGTCTTTGGCCCCCATAGTGTGGCTCTTTTGCAACTGCTGCCGCTGGCAATCCTCGGAGTGCTACTCGTTTTTGCCGGGGCCCAGCTTGCACTGACCATCCTGGACCTCGAAACCCGCAAAGAACTG
- a CDS encoding IS110 family transposase: MKCHLANHTIGVDLGDKQNVVCVLDWNGDIATTFKVTNTKTAMRKRFAAYSGAFVAIEAGTHSAWISRLLKELGCAVVVGNPRKLRCIWQEPIKTDFRDAEMLARVAKMDPKLLRPIEHRSADAQARLAILQARDALVKSRTSLINHVRGTVKCAGERLPKCSAASFHKKAPEHIPSELKAALLPLIEQIANFTEGIKKYEHEVTHLSRTHYPETEVLRQVPGVGPITALAFVLTLEDKDRFTKSRDVGPFLGLVPKRDQSGDTDKQLRITKCGNSQLRTLLVNVAHYVLGPFGADSELRRFGQRIAARGGTIAKKRAVVAVARKLAVLLHRLWVTGEEYHPFYCHKDSTVEAA, encoded by the coding sequence ATGAAGTGCCATTTAGCAAATCATACCATCGGTGTCGATCTCGGTGACAAGCAGAACGTCGTATGCGTGTTGGACTGGAACGGGGACATTGCCACCACCTTTAAGGTGACCAATACCAAGACTGCGATGCGTAAACGGTTTGCTGCCTACTCAGGAGCCTTTGTTGCCATTGAGGCGGGGACACACTCTGCCTGGATCAGCCGCCTGCTCAAAGAGCTTGGTTGCGCAGTTGTCGTCGGCAACCCTCGCAAACTCCGCTGCATTTGGCAGGAGCCGATCAAAACAGACTTTCGCGACGCTGAGATGTTGGCCCGGGTGGCCAAGATGGATCCCAAACTCTTGCGCCCCATTGAGCACCGAAGCGCAGATGCACAAGCCAGGCTGGCCATCCTGCAAGCCCGTGATGCGCTGGTAAAAAGCAGGACCTCTCTTATCAACCACGTTCGAGGGACCGTAAAATGCGCCGGGGAACGCCTGCCGAAATGCAGCGCCGCCAGCTTCCACAAAAAAGCACCGGAGCATATCCCCAGTGAACTCAAAGCAGCCCTGCTGCCGTTGATAGAACAAATTGCCAATTTCACTGAAGGGATAAAAAAATACGAGCACGAAGTGACACACCTCAGCCGCACCCACTACCCTGAGACAGAAGTGTTGCGACAAGTCCCCGGCGTTGGGCCGATCACAGCCTTGGCGTTCGTTTTGACGCTCGAAGATAAGGACCGTTTCACCAAGAGCCGAGATGTAGGGCCATTTCTAGGCTTGGTTCCCAAAAGGGACCAATCCGGGGATACCGACAAGCAGCTACGCATCACGAAATGCGGTAACTCCCAGTTGCGCACCTTGCTGGTCAATGTCGCTCACTACGTCCTGGGCCCATTTGGGGCTGATAGTGAGCTGCGACGATTCGGGCAGCGCATTGCCGCGAGAGGGGGCACGATCGCCAAGAAACGGGCTGTGGTAGCTGTGGCGCGCAAACTGGCGGTTTTGCTCCACCGACTGTGGGTGACGGGGGAGGAGTATCACCCATTTTATTGCCACAAGGATTCCACCGTCGAAGCTGCATAA
- a CDS encoding GGDEF domain-containing protein, translating to MTQLIDVHSELLPVFLEQIEDAIAIVNTEHIYIFANAAYCRLRRTDPATIIGKHVREIVGEDFYQLLVREKLEEVLQGAQVQYESPVTSDAGHTSHLAVSYFPLPDATAPAYVAAVLRDISAPKEQEEVLRFLVENINEVFWLRDLNQDRVIYVSPSISSVFGITPEDMYSDSRAFMRMIDERDLARVQRAFQAVRNERIDFNEEYRIVHPEKGVRWIHARTYRFESDHKKLFVGTAEDITERKVQEEHVLKSKQHVEALYRGIPLPIFTWERRNDDFMLSSFNTAAVEMTQGKAKHLKGRWLSEVYRDQNPQVIEDIHRCFESRSNLRRQMSYTLVSTGEEKYIEASYVYVPDRHVMAMVNDITHQQQYQEHLKRLSRTDELTGLFNRRHFITLMHKEFSRARRTHERLTLAMLDIDHFKDVNDKYGHDVGDHVLQHLGRILREDVRPYDIAARYGGEEFAICFPDTDLSQADHICERLRTLCAASEVSRNGGTIGFTVSFGLSELRPEHEDLDGLLKSADNALYAAKANGRNRIEHDVVYCDQQTGCS from the coding sequence ATGACACAGCTGATCGACGTCCACTCCGAGCTCCTGCCCGTCTTTCTGGAGCAGATCGAAGACGCCATCGCCATCGTCAACACCGAACACATCTATATCTTCGCCAATGCCGCCTACTGCCGACTTCGGAGAACAGACCCGGCGACTATCATCGGCAAGCACGTCCGGGAGATTGTGGGCGAGGATTTCTATCAGCTCCTGGTCCGGGAAAAGCTTGAAGAGGTCTTGCAGGGGGCCCAGGTCCAGTACGAATCCCCCGTCACGTCGGACGCTGGGCACACTTCGCATCTGGCAGTCAGCTACTTTCCCCTTCCCGACGCCACCGCTCCGGCCTACGTCGCCGCGGTCCTGCGCGACATTTCCGCGCCCAAAGAGCAGGAGGAGGTCCTGCGCTTTCTGGTCGAAAACATCAACGAAGTCTTTTGGCTACGCGACCTGAACCAGGACCGGGTCATTTATGTCAGCCCGTCGATCAGCTCAGTCTTCGGCATCACGCCCGAGGATATGTATTCCGACAGTCGCGCCTTCATGCGCATGATCGACGAGCGGGATTTGGCCAGGGTGCAGCGGGCCTTTCAGGCTGTGCGCAACGAGCGTATCGACTTCAACGAGGAATACCGTATCGTCCACCCCGAAAAAGGAGTGCGCTGGATCCACGCCCGGACCTACCGCTTTGAAAGCGATCACAAAAAACTCTTCGTCGGCACGGCAGAAGACATTACCGAGCGCAAGGTCCAGGAAGAACATGTCCTCAAGAGCAAACAGCACGTCGAAGCTCTGTACCGCGGCATCCCGTTGCCGATCTTTACCTGGGAGCGCCGCAACGACGACTTCATGCTCTCGAGTTTCAACACCGCGGCCGTGGAAATGACTCAGGGCAAAGCCAAGCACCTGAAGGGACGCTGGTTGTCCGAGGTCTACCGCGACCAGAACCCCCAGGTCATCGAAGACATCCACCGCTGCTTCGAGTCTCGATCCAACCTGCGCCGCCAGATGTCCTACACCCTCGTATCCACTGGCGAAGAGAAATATATCGAGGCCTCCTACGTCTATGTTCCGGACCGCCACGTCATGGCAATGGTCAACGATATCACCCACCAACAACAGTACCAGGAACATCTTAAACGGCTTTCGCGGACCGACGAGTTGACCGGCCTGTTCAACCGGCGCCATTTCATCACCCTGATGCACAAGGAATTCAGCCGGGCCCGCCGCACGCACGAGAGGCTGACCCTGGCCATGCTGGATATCGACCATTTCAAAGACGTGAACGACAAATACGGCCACGACGTTGGCGACCATGTCCTGCAGCATCTCGGCCGCATTCTGCGCGAGGACGTCCGGCCCTACGATATCGCCGCGCGATACGGCGGCGAGGAATTCGCCATCTGCTTCCCGGACACCGACCTCAGCCAGGCCGATCACATCTGCGAACGCCTGCGCACCTTGTGTGCTGCAAGCGAGGTCTCCCGCAACGGCGGGACCATCGGCTTCACCGTGAGCTTTGGTCTGAGCGAACTCCGGCCGGAACACGAGGACCTTGATGGCTTGCTCAAATCCGCGGACAACGCCCTCTACGCAGCCAAGGCCAACGGCCGCAACCGCATTGAGCACGACGTGGTCTATTGCGACCAGCAAACGGGCTGCTCATAG
- a CDS encoding CBS domain-containing protein gives MRIIDIMTKGVCTVQMDDFVRYVKSLFEEHEFHHLLVVDGGMLQGVISDRDLLKNLSPFYDTPCEQNRDLAILNKRAHQIMSRNPVTVTAETSVKDAFELLIEKRISCLPVVTESGRVAGIVTWKDLIRAAFREVDASCW, from the coding sequence ATGCGCATTATCGATATCATGACCAAAGGCGTCTGCACAGTGCAGATGGACGACTTTGTCCGCTACGTGAAATCCCTGTTCGAAGAACATGAGTTCCACCATCTGCTGGTCGTTGATGGCGGTATGCTTCAGGGGGTCATCTCCGATCGGGACCTGCTGAAGAACCTGAGTCCGTTTTACGACACGCCCTGCGAACAGAACCGGGACCTGGCCATATTGAACAAACGCGCCCACCAGATCATGTCTCGCAATCCGGTCACTGTCACGGCCGAGACCTCGGTCAAAGACGCCTTTGAATTGTTAATCGAAAAGCGCATTTCCTGCCTGCCGGTAGTCACTGAATCCGGGCGCGTTGCCGGAATCGTCACCTGGAAAGACCTTATCCGGGCGGCGTTTCGAGAAGTCGACGCCTCGTGCTGGTGA
- a CDS encoding ABC transporter substrate-binding protein, producing the protein MAIVQLMIGVGSLCAQTAEAQDKPVVGVILPFSSAFEDIAVEQQRAVELALAESGSAFEIVFKDGGADVDTAVQAFQDLVRSQENLAAVVSCSSWASSAIHPLAAEKDIFHVAIGSAALKRTEPGHTIRLTVGVQQEQEQLAAYLTDFERIAVLAMDNNLGSSWIRMLEDRFPKQVVAAQEYNPQQMDIAAQLATIKARDSEALVLISAGEAATIAKQARQAGIKAQLVGTRPIQRAEVLAASAFTNGLVYTYPSYNQDHPFMSAFTDRYGLEPGFFGVEAYDLCTTLSRALEQGRQTPKALFEWYAGNTFTGALGKVTFANDGDASYPYIFKKVTESGFRVAEFQFPMLLTQTAQELNAIFKDMDRSVAAAAEQLSTTGLRGDRASAILETLFNENQYAYNCVTVDATGTIVNVAPKQYSSVIGEDISGQEQIIRLHETHQPVLSQAIKMVEGFVGIDLEHPVFDQDGGFIGSVSVLTQPDFFGSIISRKVHNFPVEIFVLQRDGTTIYDVNAEEIGKNAFADPIYDAFPSLKRIARKMVSQAEGEGTYRFQDRHMEHAVAKQLLWTSIGLHGTNYRLALTYGAGEIED; encoded by the coding sequence GTGGCCATAGTACAGCTCATGATCGGGGTGGGTTCGCTTTGCGCCCAGACGGCTGAGGCTCAAGACAAGCCTGTCGTTGGGGTCATTCTCCCCTTTTCCTCGGCGTTTGAGGATATTGCTGTTGAGCAGCAGCGGGCGGTGGAATTGGCCCTGGCCGAGAGCGGCTCGGCGTTCGAGATCGTCTTCAAGGACGGCGGGGCTGACGTGGACACAGCGGTGCAGGCCTTTCAGGATCTGGTGCGTTCGCAAGAGAACCTGGCGGCGGTTGTCAGCTGCTCGAGCTGGGCTTCAAGCGCGATCCATCCGTTGGCCGCTGAAAAGGACATCTTTCATGTCGCCATCGGCAGCGCGGCCTTGAAGCGAACCGAACCGGGGCACACCATCCGCTTGACTGTGGGTGTCCAGCAGGAACAGGAACAATTGGCCGCCTATTTGACGGACTTTGAACGGATCGCGGTCCTGGCGATGGACAACAATCTTGGCTCCAGCTGGATCCGTATGCTTGAGGACCGTTTTCCAAAGCAGGTTGTGGCCGCGCAGGAGTACAATCCGCAGCAGATGGATATTGCGGCCCAACTCGCGACCATCAAGGCCCGGGACTCTGAGGCCCTGGTGCTTATCAGTGCCGGGGAAGCGGCCACCATCGCCAAACAGGCGCGGCAGGCCGGCATCAAGGCCCAGCTAGTCGGCACACGCCCCATCCAGCGCGCGGAGGTGTTGGCGGCCTCAGCCTTCACGAACGGTCTCGTCTATACCTACCCTTCATACAATCAGGACCATCCCTTTATGAGCGCGTTTACGGATCGCTATGGTCTTGAGCCCGGATTTTTTGGGGTCGAGGCCTATGATCTGTGTACCACCCTGAGCCGGGCCCTGGAGCAGGGACGGCAGACGCCAAAAGCGCTTTTCGAGTGGTATGCCGGAAACACGTTCACCGGCGCCCTGGGAAAAGTGACGTTTGCCAATGATGGGGACGCTTCGTATCCGTATATTTTCAAAAAAGTGACAGAATCCGGCTTCCGGGTAGCCGAGTTCCAGTTCCCCATGCTCTTGACGCAAACGGCCCAGGAACTCAACGCGATTTTCAAGGATATGGACCGAAGTGTGGCCGCCGCTGCCGAACAGCTTTCCACGACAGGCCTGCGGGGAGACCGGGCCTCGGCCATTCTGGAAACACTCTTCAACGAGAATCAGTATGCCTATAATTGCGTAACAGTGGATGCCACGGGCACTATCGTCAATGTGGCGCCCAAGCAATACAGTTCGGTGATCGGCGAGGATATCAGCGGTCAGGAACAGATCATCCGGCTGCACGAGACGCACCAGCCGGTGCTCAGTCAGGCCATCAAAATGGTCGAAGGCTTTGTGGGGATTGACCTGGAACACCCGGTCTTCGATCAGGACGGCGGGTTTATCGGATCGGTCAGCGTGCTCACCCAGCCAGATTTTTTCGGGAGCATCATTTCCCGCAAAGTCCATAATTTTCCGGTGGAGATCTTTGTCCTGCAACGCGATGGGACGACTATCTATGATGTCAATGCCGAGGAGATCGGCAAGAACGCTTTTGCTGACCCAATCTACGATGCGTTCCCATCGCTCAAGCGGATAGCCCGGAAGATGGTCTCTCAGGCCGAGGGCGAGGGGACGTACCGCTTTCAGGACCGACATATGGAACACGCCGTAGCGAAACAGCTCCTCTGGACGAGTATTGGCCTGCACGGAACCAACTACCGCTTGGCACTGACCTATGGGGCTGGGGAGATTGAGGATTGA
- a CDS encoding MBL fold metallo-hydrolase, with protein sequence MSAPDTVRYGGQTTCFALQSHPGHDELLIVDAGTGIYPLGRQLQKNGPRRIHLILSHLHQDHVCGFPFFAPLFDRRFEIRVSAPFVSPKEVSNALHALLHPPLSPVTWANVAARLQICPAPGPEDRLAGLTVTAIPLAHPGKAAGLCCTSAQGRRVVVVPDNELAAMTAEQRLALHTACSSADLLIHDAHFLDAELDGARGWGHSSPLEAARLGLETRVQQVGLTHHHPDRNDDSIEAIEKQTRDWLSGFPDSPECTALAAGWSLNLPEAEKKY encoded by the coding sequence GTGTCCGCGCCAGACACGGTGCGGTACGGGGGACAAACCACCTGCTTCGCTCTGCAATCCCATCCAGGGCACGACGAACTGCTCATCGTCGACGCAGGCACAGGAATCTATCCCCTTGGCCGACAGCTGCAGAAAAACGGCCCCCGCCGTATCCATCTGATCCTCAGTCATCTGCACCAGGACCATGTTTGCGGCTTTCCCTTCTTTGCTCCCTTGTTCGACAGGCGTTTCGAGATTCGGGTCTCTGCCCCTTTTGTATCGCCGAAGGAGGTGTCAAACGCGTTACACGCCCTTCTGCATCCTCCACTTTCTCCAGTAACTTGGGCCAACGTTGCAGCCCGTCTCCAAATCTGCCCCGCTCCAGGCCCAGAAGACCGGTTGGCCGGCTTAACGGTCACAGCCATCCCCCTGGCCCATCCCGGGAAGGCGGCCGGTTTGTGCTGCACCTCGGCTCAAGGCCGTCGGGTCGTTGTGGTCCCAGATAATGAACTCGCCGCCATGACTGCGGAACAGCGCCTCGCCCTGCACACGGCCTGTAGCAGCGCCGATCTGCTCATCCACGACGCCCACTTCCTCGACGCAGAGCTTGATGGCGCCCGCGGCTGGGGCCATTCCTCTCCACTTGAGGCCGCCAGACTCGGTCTGGAGACCCGAGTGCAACAGGTGGGGCTAACCCACCACCATCCCGACCGGAACGACGACTCTATTGAAGCCATTGAAAAGCAGACCCGGGACTGGCTCAGCGGATTTCCAGACAGTCCCGAGTGTACCGCCCTTGCCGCGGGCTGGTCCTTGAACCTGCCGGAAGCGGAAAAAAAGTATTGA
- a CDS encoding rhodanese-like domain-containing protein: MRWKQFLTPIHSVDAETARSSLQAPGVDAEIIDVRQPKEYDQGHIPGAKLIPLPQLQDRLQEIDADKPVYVYCAVGGRSRVAAQMLSSQGFAEVMNMKGGFKAWNGHQAIGAEELGLELFDGLESFAELLKTAYGMEAGLREFYTSIASRVDDGDVRELFETLARIEEKHTRRVFQAYLQKVDDQVDESTFSEQIVPQALEGGQTSQDYIDRFAPDWNKPEEVMELAMGIEAQAMDLYTRAAQRESGDAREFLEQMALEEKGHLQQLGQMLDRMLGA, from the coding sequence ATGCGCTGGAAGCAATTTTTGACCCCGATTCATAGTGTTGACGCGGAAACGGCCCGCAGCTCTCTGCAGGCACCTGGCGTCGACGCGGAGATCATCGACGTCAGGCAGCCCAAGGAGTACGACCAGGGCCATATCCCCGGCGCCAAGCTGATTCCATTGCCCCAGTTGCAGGACCGACTGCAGGAGATCGACGCGGACAAGCCGGTTTATGTCTATTGCGCCGTGGGCGGACGCAGTCGCGTGGCCGCCCAGATGCTCTCTTCACAGGGCTTTGCCGAGGTCATGAACATGAAAGGGGGCTTTAAGGCCTGGAACGGCCATCAGGCAATCGGTGCTGAAGAGCTGGGTTTGGAATTGTTTGACGGACTGGAGAGTTTTGCCGAACTGCTCAAGACGGCCTACGGCATGGAGGCGGGGCTTCGGGAATTTTACACTTCCATCGCCTCGCGGGTCGACGATGGCGACGTGCGCGAGCTGTTCGAAACCCTAGCCCGCATTGAGGAAAAGCATACCCGAAGGGTCTTTCAGGCCTACCTCCAGAAAGTCGACGACCAGGTGGATGAATCCACGTTTTCCGAGCAGATTGTGCCCCAGGCCCTGGAGGGCGGCCAGACCTCGCAAGACTATATCGACCGTTTTGCCCCGGATTGGAACAAGCCGGAGGAAGTCATGGAACTGGCTATGGGGATCGAGGCCCAGGCCATGGATCTGTACACCCGGGCCGCGCAGCGTGAGAGCGGAGATGCTAGAGAGTTTTTGGAGCAGATGGCCCTGGAGGAGAAAGGCCATCTGCAGCAGTTGGGCCAGATGCTGGACCGTATGCTGGGGGCGTGA